One genomic window of Ailuropoda melanoleuca isolate Jingjing unplaced genomic scaffold, ASM200744v2 unplaced-scaffold3056, whole genome shotgun sequence includes the following:
- the LOC117798344 gene encoding LOW QUALITY PROTEIN: olfactory receptor 14A16-like (The sequence of the model RefSeq protein was modified relative to this genomic sequence to represent the inferred CDS: deleted 2 bases in 1 codon) has translation MTNITKFLLMGFPDDQVLQRLYAAFFSLVYLVALMGNLLIITLTTIDQHLQSPMYFFLKNFSLIDICYISVTVPKSVMNFLTNSHSISFMGCASQVFLVVFFVGTEFALLLVMSYDCYVAICCPLHFHVIMNRGSSVQMVTASGFSGGVYGSIHVAGTFSVHFCGSNIVHQFFCDVPSLLTLACSGEQILEYVFIIVSCCFGFICFILLVVSYVYIFSTVLRIPSXSAKGRVKSLSTCLPHLTVVTLFLFSGIITYLAKNFKSSSSLKVLISVLYTVLHPTMNPLIYSLRNWDMQMALGKLIAGEMFRTVF, from the exons ATGACCAATATAACAAAATTCCTGCTCATGGGATTCCCTGATGATCAGGTGCTACAGAGACTTTATGCTGCCTTCTTCTCCCTGGTTTACCTGGTGGCACTAATGGGAAACCTCCTCATTATCACTCTCACCACCATTGACCAGCATCTCCAatcccccatgtacttcttcctcaaaaatttttCATTGATTGATATCTGTTACATCTCTGTCACTGTCCCCAAATCTGTTATGAACTTTCTGACCAATAGCCATTCCATCTCCTTCATGGGATGTGCTTCACAGGTTTTccttgttgttttctttgttggcACAGAGTTTGCCCTACTTCTGGTGATGTCCTATGACTGCTATGTTGCCATCTGCTGTCCTTTGCACTTTCATGTCATCATGAATAGAGGTTCCTCTGTGCAGATGGTGACAGCATCAGGGTTCAGTGGGGGTGTCTATGGATCCATTCATGTTGCTGGTACATTCTCTGTCCATTTCTGTGGTTCCAACATAGTTCACCAATTCTTTTGTGATGTGCCATCACTGCTCACACTGGCTTGCTCTGGGGAACAAATTCTGGAATATGTGTTTATTATTGTTAGTTGTTGTTTTggatttatatgttttattttattggttgtatcttatgtttacattttttctacTGTTCTAAGAATCCCATCTGNT TCTGCAAAGGGCAGAGTGAAAAGTCTTTCAACCTGCCTGCCTCACCTTACTGTGGTGacattgtttctcttttctgggaTTATCACATATTtagctaaaaattttaaatcttcatCTTCACTGAAAGTGCTGATATCAGTGCTTTACACTGTGTTACACCCCACCATGAATCCTCTCATTTACAGCCTGAGAAACTGGGATATGCAAATGGCCTTGGGCAAACTGATAGCTGGGGAAATGTTTAGaacagttttttaa